GTTTTGAATACGTTTGATTTAAAGGGTAAAGTAGCTATTGTTACGGGTTGTAAACGTGGTATTGGAAAGGCTATGGCCGAGGGTTTAGCGGAAGCAGGAGCGGATATCATTGGTGTTTCGGCATCGTTGGAATTGGAAGGTTCGGCAGTGCAAAAGTCTATCGAGGGTTTGGGAAGAAAGTTCTACGCCTATCAATGTGATTTTGCGAACAGAGAGTCGCTTTATGCATTCATCAAGCAGGTTAAACAAGATCATCCAACCATTGATATCTTATTCAACAACGCTGGAAATATCCTGCGTAAGCCTGCGGCTGAACATCCGGATGAGTATTGGGATGAAATCATTGAAATCAACCAGAATGCGCAGTTTATCCTGACTCGTGAAATAGGTAAGGATATGGTTGCTCGAGGCTCCGGGAAGATTGTGTTCACGGCTTCTTTGCTTTCTTTCCAAGGCGGGATCAATGTACCTGGTTATGCAGCATCGAAAGGAGCAATTGCTTCACTTACGAAGGCATTTGCCAACGAATGGGCTAGCAAGGGCGTAAATGTCAATGCAATTGCCCCAGGATACATTGCGACCGATAATACTGAAGCTTTGCGCAATGATGCTAATCGTTCGGCATCGATTTTAGATCGTATTCCTGCAGGTCGTTGGGGAGAGGCGGAGGATTTTAAAGGTCCGGCGGTATTCCTTGCTTCTAAAGCAGCAGACTATGTTCACGGTACTATTTTAACTGTTGATGGCGGTTGGATGGGTAGATAATACCCGTGCTAAAAATATACAACCAAGAAGCTTCAGGTTATATCATCAACCTGAAGCTTCCTTAACACCTTCTCGCGAGAGAACATGATTATTCCTATCGCCTGTATTATTCTAGGAAGGGATATAATCGATGCTCAATAGATAACTGCATATTGTTATCAATTGGCTTCAACCTTTATAAACTTTTGACGTACATTGGTACAGTCGATCTCCACACTAACCATAGGGAGACTTAAGTAAAAAATATACGTATTGGATTTTAGAATTCAGGGTTCCGCAGGTCACCGTGTGCTTTGTTGGTCTTGTCATTCTGGCTCCATACTATAATAAATAACCTATATAAACTATTAATGAGTTAACCATTTTAAACAAAAAATCATGTACAAAAATTATGATGTACGGCCGGGCCTTAATGGTTTGGCGTCCAGAAGGATGAATGGCAAGATTCTGTCCATCATCGCCTCGTTTTTGGTGATGGGTGGTACACAAGCGCACGCGCTCGTTCCTTCAACAGAGAGCAGTATCCACAAGAGTATTTCTAAGCAATCAACAGTAAACGGGCGAGTGACTGATGGCGGATCTCCGGTTCAAGGGGTTTCCGTAACGGTGAAAGGTGTTGCCGGATCAGGCACGACGACCAATGCTAACGGTGAGTTCAGCGTTCAGGTGGATAACCAGAATGCAACGTTAGTCTTTACGATGGTTGGTTTTACAACACAAGAAGTTCCATTGCGCGGACAAAGCAATGTGAATGTTAGTTTAGTTTCTACCGATACAGATATCGAGCAGGTAGTTGTAATCGGATATGGTACCCAAAAGAAGAGCGATTTAACGGGTTCTGTCTCTTCGGTAGGATCGGAGAAAATCAATGCTTTTCCATTAGCTGGAACAGCGCAAGCATTACAGGGGCGTGCTCCTGGGGTATCGGTATCCAGTATCAACGGCGAGCCTGGACGGGCGCCGCGCGTTCGCGTTCGTGGAGGAACTTCCATCAACGCAAGTTCTGATCCTCTATATGTAGTGGATGGCTTCCCCGGCAGTACTCCGCCGGCACCTGAGGATGTGGAGTCGATAGAGATTCTGAAGGATGCTTCGGCAACTGCAATCTATGGTTCGCGTGGCGCGAATGGTGTGATCATGATTACAACGAAGAAGGGTAAGATCGGAAAGCCTATGGTGGAGTTCAACAATTCCATCGCCACACAACAAGTCGGGAAGCGATTAGATCTGTTGAACGCATCGGAATTTGGAGCCTACATCAACGATGTTTATGTGAATGGCGGCAATAATAATATTCCTTTTCCTAATCCGGAGTCATTAGGTGAAGGTACGGATTGGCAGGATCTGGTTTTCCGAAATGGAAATCTATTGAGTAATCAATTATCGGTATCCGGTGGGTCTGATAATATCCGTTATTACACGTCAGTCAATCATTATGGACAAAAAGGTACGGTGATAGAATCGGATTACCGCCGTTTCTCAGGGACTTCGAATCTGGATATGAAGGTGAATGACCGCATCAAGATCGGTACACGTTTGCTATTTAACAGAAGTATATTAAACGGCGTGAGAACACAAGAGAGCAGTAGTGGTACGACTGCTGCAGGTGTTATCTCGGGGGCTTTACGTTTCGAACCTACGCAGGGCATCTTTGACGACGCAGGAAACTATACCTTAAAGAAGTTTGGGGATCCACATGATAACCCTGTTGCGGCAGCCAGAGAGCGCGCTAATGAAGTGAAAACCGACTTGTTCCAGGGGAATGGTTATCTGGAGCTTACTTTATTAAAGGATTTAATCTTCCGCAGTATGGTGGGATTACAGGTTAGCAACCAGCGTACCGGTAATTACGTGTCAAAGCGACTGGTGGAAGGACGTAACTTTGGAGGTATTGGTTCCATCGCTGCTCATAAGAATACAAACGTAATCAGCGAGAATTATTTGAACTATAATCTGAAGATCAACGAGGCGAATAATTTAGATGCAATGGTTGGTTACTCTTATCAAAGTTCAAGAAACGAGTCATGGCAAGCAAACAATCGGAACTTTATTTCCGACAGCTTCTCATATTGGAACTTAGGCGCCGGTTCTAATTACCAGAATGCCTCCTCGAATTTAGAAGACTGGATCATGTCTTCTTTCTATGGTCGTATCAACTACAACCTATTGGGAAGATACCTATTCACGGCAACAGGGCGTTACGATGGTTCATCGCGTTTTGGAGAAAACAATAAATGGGCATTTTTCCCGTCGGCAGCCTTCGCATGGAATGTCAGCCAAGAGCCGTTCATGGAGTCGGTCGAAGCGATCTCCAACTTAAAGATCAGAACAAGTTACGGGGAGACGGGTAACTCCGAGATCGGTTCATATCAGTCCTTAGCGCGCTATTCCGCAACCTTGGCGACAATGGGTGGAGTACCTGTCAATGCTGTTCGTCCTACGAACGTTGCCAACCCTAACTTAACTTGGGAAACAACGAAACAAACTGATGCAGGTATCGACATCGGATTCTTGAATAACAAAATCAACCTGACGGTAGATTATTACTACAAGAAAACGATCGACTTACTGTATTCTGTTCCCTTGCCGATCTACTCCGGATACACAGGCTCACTTCAGAACGTGGGTAGTGTTGAGAACAAAGGATGGGAATTTGCATTAGGAACAACGAATATCGATCGCGAATTGAAATGGAATACCGACTTCAATATTACCTTCAACAGAAACAAAATCCTTCAACTGCCGGGTGGCGATATCCGTTATAATACTATTCCTGGGCATATGTTGTCTACCGACTCGCAGATCTTGCGCGAAGGTGAAGTGGTTGGAGCGTTCTACGGTTGGGTATTTGACGGTGTATACCAACAGGGCGATGACTTTAGTCCGCAACCTAGCAAAAAGCCGGGCGACGTGAAGTACCAAGATATCTTTGGGCGCGATGCTTCCAATAACTTGGTTGTCGGCGCTGATGGCAAGATTAACGCAGATGACAGAACAATTATCGGTAATCCTCATCCGGACTTTATCTTCGGTTTTAACAATGACTTCAAATACAAGAACTTCGATCTAAATATCTTCTTCCAAGGGTCTTACGGTAATGACATGTTGAATATTACGCGCATGGAATTAGACTGGATGGCTGGAAAAGGAAATGCAACAAAAGATGCATTGAACCGCTGGACACCAACAAATACCAATACGGATGTGCCACGTGCTAGTGCTTCTAATAATCCGGAAGTATCCTCACGTTGGGTTGAAGATGGTTCTTACCTACGTTTGAAGAACTTAGCATTGGGCTATAATGTTCCCAAAACTGCTATCGGGAAAATCGGGATAGATCAATTGCGGTTATTCGTAAGTGCGCAGAATATCTGGACATGGACCAATTACTCGGGATTTGATCCAGAAGTTAGCTTCCAGGATTCTAACCGGAACATCGGTTTAGACTACATGGGCTACCCGAACATCAAGTCTTTCACATTTGGTATTAATGCAAGGTTTTAATTCGACTCTTTTAA
The DNA window shown above is from Sphingobacterium hotanense and carries:
- a CDS encoding SDR family oxidoreductase, whose translation is MSVLNTFDLKGKVAIVTGCKRGIGKAMAEGLAEAGADIIGVSASLELEGSAVQKSIEGLGRKFYAYQCDFANRESLYAFIKQVKQDHPTIDILFNNAGNILRKPAAEHPDEYWDEIIEINQNAQFILTREIGKDMVARGSGKIVFTASLLSFQGGINVPGYAASKGAIASLTKAFANEWASKGVNVNAIAPGYIATDNTEALRNDANRSASILDRIPAGRWGEAEDFKGPAVFLASKAADYVHGTILTVDGGWMGR
- a CDS encoding SusC/RagA family TonB-linked outer membrane protein, which translates into the protein MYKNYDVRPGLNGLASRRMNGKILSIIASFLVMGGTQAHALVPSTESSIHKSISKQSTVNGRVTDGGSPVQGVSVTVKGVAGSGTTTNANGEFSVQVDNQNATLVFTMVGFTTQEVPLRGQSNVNVSLVSTDTDIEQVVVIGYGTQKKSDLTGSVSSVGSEKINAFPLAGTAQALQGRAPGVSVSSINGEPGRAPRVRVRGGTSINASSDPLYVVDGFPGSTPPAPEDVESIEILKDASATAIYGSRGANGVIMITTKKGKIGKPMVEFNNSIATQQVGKRLDLLNASEFGAYINDVYVNGGNNNIPFPNPESLGEGTDWQDLVFRNGNLLSNQLSVSGGSDNIRYYTSVNHYGQKGTVIESDYRRFSGTSNLDMKVNDRIKIGTRLLFNRSILNGVRTQESSSGTTAAGVISGALRFEPTQGIFDDAGNYTLKKFGDPHDNPVAAARERANEVKTDLFQGNGYLELTLLKDLIFRSMVGLQVSNQRTGNYVSKRLVEGRNFGGIGSIAAHKNTNVISENYLNYNLKINEANNLDAMVGYSYQSSRNESWQANNRNFISDSFSYWNLGAGSNYQNASSNLEDWIMSSFYGRINYNLLGRYLFTATGRYDGSSRFGENNKWAFFPSAAFAWNVSQEPFMESVEAISNLKIRTSYGETGNSEIGSYQSLARYSATLATMGGVPVNAVRPTNVANPNLTWETTKQTDAGIDIGFLNNKINLTVDYYYKKTIDLLYSVPLPIYSGYTGSLQNVGSVENKGWEFALGTTNIDRELKWNTDFNITFNRNKILQLPGGDIRYNTIPGHMLSTDSQILREGEVVGAFYGWVFDGVYQQGDDFSPQPSKKPGDVKYQDIFGRDASNNLVVGADGKINADDRTIIGNPHPDFIFGFNNDFKYKNFDLNIFFQGSYGNDMLNITRMELDWMAGKGNATKDALNRWTPTNTNTDVPRASASNNPEVSSRWVEDGSYLRLKNLALGYNVPKTAIGKIGIDQLRLFVSAQNIWTWTNYSGFDPEVSFQDSNRNIGLDYMGYPNIKSFTFGINARF